A single window of Collinsella aerofaciens DNA harbors:
- a CDS encoding NADH-quinone oxidoreductase subunit C produces the protein MQKAIYATVGIDELLSHVQALKGVGARFVQMHAERCVDDGSYRLVYTFINVRAAQEQIARDGNYAIENLVVEGIDQYQEIPSISSYYPAVFPFENEAHDLFGLAITDMQIDFKGFFYQVSTAEPMSVITPEVKAAREKAMKVRAAAEDKARKAAAEKVATAMAAAGEGTAGVGDAADAAVAQPAAAAGSDAQHDEVAAKAALKAAEMEAKLAAMDPEKAAKVRAALAAKVARDKQKKEA, from the coding sequence ATGCAAAAGGCTATCTATGCCACCGTTGGGATCGACGAGCTTCTGTCGCATGTCCAGGCGCTCAAGGGCGTCGGCGCGCGCTTTGTGCAGATGCATGCCGAGCGCTGTGTGGACGACGGATCGTATCGCCTGGTCTATACGTTTATCAACGTCCGCGCTGCGCAGGAGCAGATCGCGCGGGACGGAAACTATGCGATTGAGAATCTGGTGGTCGAGGGTATCGACCAGTACCAGGAGATTCCGTCCATCAGCTCGTACTATCCGGCGGTATTCCCGTTTGAAAACGAGGCGCACGACCTGTTTGGTCTTGCCATCACCGACATGCAGATCGACTTTAAGGGCTTTTTCTACCAGGTCTCGACTGCCGAACCCATGAGCGTTATCACGCCCGAGGTGAAGGCCGCGCGCGAGAAGGCCATGAAGGTGCGTGCCGCTGCCGAGGACAAGGCGCGCAAGGCCGCGGCCGAGAAGGTTGCTACTGCCATGGCCGCTGCGGGGGAGGGCACTGCGGGCGTTGGCGATGCTGCGGACGCTGCCGTCGCTCAGCCCGCTGCGGCTGCCGGCTCCGATGCTCAGCACGATGAGGTCGCTGCAAAGGCCGCGCTCAAGGCTGCCGAGATGGAGGCAAAGCTCGCCGCCATGGATCCCGAGAAAGCGGCCAAGGTCCGCGCGGCGCTTGCCGCCAAGGTCGCCCGCGACAAGCAGAAAAAGGAGGCGTAA
- the nuoB gene encoding NADH-quinone oxidoreductase subunit NuoB: MDHKMSRSPWVIHYDGSSCNGCDIEVLASLTPLFDAERFGVVNTGNPKHADIFLVTGSVNAQNLPVVRQIYSQMLEPKCVVACGICACSGGVFRDAYNVIGGVDRAIPVDVYAPGCAIRPETVIDAIVEACGILDQKEAVMRAGGDPLTVGGAATWDGGVELGEDGFVAAAGAGADGAGDAPAEKPAAPVAAKEAE; the protein is encoded by the coding sequence ATGGATCATAAAATGTCGCGCTCGCCGTGGGTCATTCATTACGACGGCTCGAGCTGCAACGGATGCGATATCGAGGTGCTGGCCTCGCTCACGCCGCTGTTCGATGCGGAGCGCTTTGGCGTGGTCAACACCGGCAACCCCAAGCATGCGGATATCTTTTTGGTGACGGGGTCGGTCAATGCCCAGAACCTGCCCGTCGTGCGCCAGATCTACAGCCAGATGCTCGAGCCCAAGTGCGTGGTGGCGTGCGGCATTTGCGCGTGTTCGGGCGGCGTATTCCGCGATGCCTATAACGTGATCGGCGGCGTGGACCGCGCGATTCCCGTGGACGTGTATGCGCCCGGGTGCGCCATTCGTCCCGAGACCGTGATCGATGCCATCGTGGAGGCGTGCGGCATCCTTGATCAGAAGGAGGCCGTGATGCGCGCCGGCGGTGACCCGCTTACCGTGGGCGGCGCTGCTACCTGGGATGGCGGCGTCGAGTTGGGCGAGGACGGGTTCGTGGCTGCAGCTGGGGCCGGGGCTGACGGTGCCGGTGACGCGCCTGCCGAGAAACCCGCAGCGCCCGTCGCTGCAAAGGAGGCCGAGTAA